A region of the Methylobacterium nodulans ORS 2060 genome:
CCGTCGACGGCACCAAGATCGCCGACAAGCGCACCAACCTGCCCAAGCTGCGCTCGCGGGTGGGCATGGTGTTCCAGCATTTCGAGCTGTTCCCGCACCTGTCGATCACCGACAACCTGACGCTCGCCCAGCGCAAGGTGCTGGGGCGCGGGCGCGCGGAGGCGGAGGCGAAAGGGCTCGCGCTGCTGGAGCGGGTGGGGCTGAAGGCGCATGCGCACAAGTTCCCGGGCCAGCTCTCGGGCGGGCAGCAGCAGCGCGTCGCCATCGCGCGGGCGCTGGCCATGAATCCGATCGTGATGCTGTTCGACGAGCCGACCTCGGCGCTGGACCCGGAGATGGTGGGCGAGGTGCTCGACGTGATGGTGGAGCTTGCCCGCGAGGGCATGACCATGATGGTGGTCACCCACGAGATGGGCTTTGCCCGCAAGGTGGCGAACCGGGTGATCTTCATGGACCGCGGCGAGATCGTCGAGGATGCCCACAAGGAGGACTTCTTCGGATCCCCGCGCAGCGAGCGCGCCCAGACCTTCCTCTCGAAGATCCTGTCGCATTGAGCCTTCGGGGGTGGCGATGCTGCGGATGGTCGGGAACTGGTGCTCGGCCGCGGCCATCCGAGTGCGCATCGTCGCCGCAGATCAAGCGCAGGGTTCGGATGCCGAGCCCCCTACCCGATTGGGATCAGGCGCAATCTCTCTCCCTGGAGCGGTCGTCGATAGCGCAGCGTCTCAGAAGATCCTCATTGTGTTGCAGTGAATTCCTTCATCCTGGTGCAGAGTGTTGCCAGAACGGGACCGCCTTCCGTTCCATCGGCGATCCATATTTTATCTATTCTAAATTATAGCAGGTCAGGTCAGTGCAGCCTCCGTGGTCGATCCCATGAATAATGTTTGCGTTATGGTCTCAATAATAACCAATTTAAAAATTTCCTAAATTCCTCTTTGACGATTCGACGGACAAAATTAATATACAATAGTGACGACAAATCATTGAACGTGATTTGATAACCCAGGGTAATAGATTGTTGTGAAGGCAGGTTGCTGCAAGTTTTTCTGAGTTGATCGACCGATGCGGATGCGAAATCTACTGTTGCGTGCGCGCAACGCATCGTTGCCGTTGCGGTGATCTTGCTCAAAACATATGCAGATGCTCAGAAAATGCCTTTGCGCCACATGCCACGCGCTGTCAGCTTAGCCGTAGTCAGACCGACATTGGATTTGAGAACCGTGGCGATCCGTTTCACTCCCGTCAGCATGGCTGCCCTGGCGCTGATGTCCGGCTACGCTCAGGCGGCCGATATGCCCGCCGCGCCAGCGCCGGCCTCCGCGCCGCAAGCCTGCAAGGCCACGATCTCGTTCCCTGCCTTCAACGGCCCGATCAAGCAGAACCCGGATCCGACCTGCTTCACGATCGGGGGTTTCGGCGACATCTACGTGGGCGGCGCTCTCACGGGCTACGCCTACACGCAGACGAATCCGTTCCCCTTCTCGGCGGCTCCCCTG
Encoded here:
- a CDS encoding amino acid ABC transporter ATP-binding protein; the protein is MIVIDQVSKWYGDFQVLTDCTTSIAKGEVVVVCGPSGSGKSTLIKCVNALEPFQKGQITVDGTKIADKRTNLPKLRSRVGMVFQHFELFPHLSITDNLTLAQRKVLGRGRAEAEAKGLALLERVGLKAHAHKFPGQLSGGQQQRVAIARALAMNPIVMLFDEPTSALDPEMVGEVLDVMVELAREGMTMMVVTHEMGFARKVANRVIFMDRGEIVEDAHKEDFFGSPRSERAQTFLSKILSH